A region from the Algoriphagus machipongonensis genome encodes:
- a CDS encoding YncE family protein, translating to MKLKFNQLSWAFLLSVILFSCNDSGSEQPLGEYEQGILIMNEGNFGTNDGEVYHLDPSTEVLKSNIFEAENMRPFAGILEDMVPVNGALYLVANTGKVEVVDAGTFKSLGAVSGDLDQPRSIAVADSKLFISDYGPYDESYATPDSYIAVVDGVNGGMVSKKIEVSNKPEDLFTYGKYVFVAGSEEGKVEVIDAEKEEVIKVLEVDGHPAQFFESEGRLWLYSTDSEEVYFQSFHMDNLTKATTSTLPVANATGRIAFGNDDLFYLLTSTGWPDYVDGVARVSVVGPELDLNWIEGSGFYGIGFDQSRDELYLANSNGFQGNGTVTVYSKDGTEIRNFEVGRGPSGFLFY from the coding sequence ATGAAGTTAAAATTCAACCAGCTATCCTGGGCATTTTTGCTCAGTGTCATCCTTTTTTCCTGTAATGATTCAGGATCGGAACAACCTCTTGGAGAATATGAACAGGGGATTCTCATCATGAATGAAGGGAATTTTGGGACCAATGATGGGGAAGTATATCATTTGGATCCGAGCACGGAAGTACTAAAATCCAATATTTTTGAGGCTGAAAACATGAGGCCTTTTGCAGGGATTTTGGAAGACATGGTTCCTGTAAACGGCGCTTTGTACTTAGTAGCAAATACCGGTAAAGTTGAAGTTGTAGATGCCGGAACGTTCAAAAGTTTAGGAGCTGTTTCTGGTGATTTAGACCAGCCTAGATCTATAGCTGTGGCAGATAGCAAGCTTTTCATTTCTGACTATGGTCCATATGATGAATCCTACGCCACTCCAGATTCATACATTGCTGTAGTAGATGGAGTAAATGGCGGAATGGTCAGCAAGAAAATTGAAGTTTCCAATAAACCGGAAGATCTATTTACCTATGGTAAATATGTGTTTGTCGCCGGCTCTGAAGAGGGGAAAGTAGAAGTAATTGATGCTGAAAAAGAGGAAGTGATAAAAGTATTGGAAGTAGATGGTCATCCCGCTCAATTTTTTGAGTCTGAGGGAAGGCTTTGGTTGTATTCTACTGATTCGGAAGAAGTTTACTTTCAGTCATTTCACATGGATAACCTGACTAAAGCGACGACAAGTACATTGCCTGTAGCAAATGCAACGGGAAGAATTGCTTTTGGAAATGATGATTTATTTTACTTGCTCACCAGTACTGGCTGGCCTGATTATGTAGATGGAGTGGCTAGAGTTTCTGTAGTTGGGCCTGAATTGGATTTAAATTGGATCGAAGGTTCAGGTTTTTATGGAATCGGTTTTGACCAATCTAGAGATGAGCTGTACTTGGCAAATTCAAATGGATTTCAAGGTAATGGAACAGTAACAGTTTACTCAAAAGATGGGACTGAAATAAGAAATTTTGAAGTGGGGAGAGGACCTTCAGGATTCTTGTTCTACTAA
- a CDS encoding S1C family serine protease, with protein MKSLIKTTGVSFLAGLAGAAVWTQLNLNEPAYPPSFSTHNNPEMSLVSNWDKPSTSTRTNPPLSFVEASENSTQSVVFIKNFSGTDPRRYSMFDYFFGSGPSQQVSSGSGVIISEDGYIVTNNHVIDRAETIEVIHQKKTYKAKLVGTDKNTDIAVLKIEATNLPAIKKGSSRNLQIGEWVLAVGNPFNLTSTVTAGIVSAKERQINILGGDFPLESFIQTDAPINPGNSGGALVNVNGELVGINTAILSRTGSYTGYGFAVPVDIAMKVSNDLIEYGEVQKAIPGIEAVEITPELAEEMNINTLNGVIVTHVVRDGAAEEAGLQRNDVITKLGNQEISGMGSFEEALSYYYPGQNLPITYSRNGNQKTAQLKLQNLEGGEGILKREYYSSTLLGAKLEAVNTIEKDKMGIDYGIKITGMTRGYLRDLGLREGFIITQINREPALDPKTVGKFLEDYSGKLLLEGVATSGQPFMQSYSIR; from the coding sequence ATGAAAAGTCTTATCAAAACTACCGGAGTATCTTTCCTAGCGGGACTTGCAGGAGCTGCAGTTTGGACCCAATTAAACTTGAACGAACCAGCTTATCCACCCAGCTTTTCGACCCACAATAATCCAGAGATGAGCTTGGTCTCCAATTGGGATAAACCCTCGACCAGTACAAGGACCAACCCTCCACTATCATTTGTGGAAGCCTCAGAAAACAGTACTCAATCAGTAGTCTTTATCAAAAACTTTTCTGGTACAGACCCAAGAAGGTACTCCATGTTTGATTACTTCTTTGGTTCTGGACCTTCTCAACAAGTAAGTTCTGGTTCTGGAGTGATCATTTCGGAAGACGGGTACATCGTCACCAACAATCATGTCATCGACCGGGCTGAAACAATAGAAGTCATTCATCAGAAAAAAACATATAAAGCCAAGCTTGTAGGCACAGATAAGAACACGGATATAGCGGTCCTCAAAATAGAAGCAACTAACCTCCCTGCTATTAAAAAGGGAAGTAGTAGAAACCTTCAAATAGGCGAATGGGTTTTGGCGGTAGGAAACCCTTTTAACCTCACTTCTACTGTAACTGCCGGGATTGTCTCAGCAAAAGAGCGTCAAATCAATATTCTTGGAGGAGATTTCCCTTTGGAAAGTTTTATACAGACCGATGCACCAATTAATCCAGGAAACTCTGGAGGAGCTTTGGTGAATGTGAATGGAGAATTGGTTGGAATCAATACCGCAATTCTTTCACGTACAGGATCCTACACAGGTTATGGGTTTGCTGTTCCCGTGGACATCGCTATGAAAGTTTCCAATGACCTCATCGAATACGGAGAAGTTCAAAAAGCTATCCCGGGCATTGAAGCGGTAGAAATCACACCAGAACTCGCTGAGGAAATGAACATCAACACCTTAAATGGAGTGATCGTCACACATGTAGTCAGGGATGGGGCAGCCGAAGAAGCTGGATTACAAAGGAATGATGTGATAACCAAACTTGGGAACCAAGAGATTTCCGGAATGGGTAGCTTTGAGGAAGCCCTATCTTATTATTATCCTGGACAAAATCTGCCCATCACCTATTCGAGAAACGGCAATCAAAAAACTGCTCAACTTAAACTCCAAAACCTCGAAGGTGGAGAAGGGATTCTTAAAAGAGAGTACTACAGTTCCACATTATTAGGAGCAAAACTAGAAGCGGTCAACACGATCGAAAAAGATAAAATGGGGATAGATTATGGGATCAAAATTACCGGTATGACGAGAGGATACCTTAGGGATTTAGGTCTAAGAGAAGGGTTTATTATCACTCAAATCAATCGTGAGCCTGCACTTGACCCTAAAACTGTCGGCAAATTCCTGGAAGATTATAGTGGTAAATTGCTGTTAGAAGGAGTTGCAACGAGTGGGCAACCATTTATGCAAAGTTATTCTATTCGATAA
- a CDS encoding nucleotidyltransferase substrate binding protein produces the protein MKTLPQSCEQCLEEFDSALEDLRVYLQRAKKNGLPEPQARELIVTFEVAHELALKLMSKFLLKQGKGPYSGSRDLTAEAFHADIIDDGQGWLDIVIDRIKYNPVYEIDTQEKFLHNIQHKYIHLFERFEETMTKILN, from the coding sequence ATGAAGACCCTACCACAATCCTGTGAACAATGCTTGGAAGAATTTGATTCTGCATTGGAAGACTTGAGGGTGTACCTTCAACGAGCAAAGAAAAATGGCTTACCGGAGCCTCAGGCACGCGAGCTTATTGTCACCTTTGAGGTTGCTCACGAATTAGCTTTAAAATTGATGTCAAAGTTTCTTCTGAAACAGGGCAAAGGCCCCTATTCAGGTTCCAGAGATTTGACTGCAGAGGCTTTTCATGCCGATATCATAGATGACGGTCAAGGCTGGCTGGACATTGTTATCGATAGAATTAAATATAATCCAGTTTATGAGATTGATACGCAAGAAAAGTTTCTGCATAACATTCAGCATAAATACATTCACTTATTCGAGCGATTTGAAGAAACCATGACTAAAATCTTGAATTAA
- a CDS encoding TonB-dependent receptor, whose product MILLLWTFAMLGYNPVPQDTLLLEEVAVYAPELDRFSQGQKVQAWDSETLKEFQGRTLSDLLQERSPVFVRQYGAGMIASPSFRGTSAGHTAVFWNGIPINSPSLGQSDLSIVPIVAIDKASLQFGNAGALFGNEAIGGSVHLGSASSFSKGVHSSLSQQFGSFGKANTYLKGSFSNEKLSLSTKLYREFSKNNFTFKDLGQIGTPERKEDHAQVQQWGLVQDLAWNLKGNQQLKASVWFNQADREIQPVMGSTSHDQQEDQSLKAVLDYSIFGNGSVLQFKTGMVKDELIFNGGLSKTSQYFLGGDWDKAFSDKWTFKGGLRYTRVVAELSSYDKKDDRLEGYLSLKYQAKENLAFSTNFREVMYQGDLMPLTPSIGMDWGFWERGEHSLLLKTSIGKGFKIPTLNDRFWEPGGNPELLPEESWSGELGIDWKVEGDIQWQNGLTYYRMSVDNWIIWLPKGSVWTPENLKHVSNQGVEYQGSILGNISDWKWGLDWSYTFSRAVTTEGISENDPAIGKQLPYTPQHQANAKLRLGKGGISTYLSTYYVGQRAITADNPRLMDPYQLFDLGISFQNLRWGKVTLPISIQINNLFNTDYQVLYLRAMPGRSFQFNLSINL is encoded by the coding sequence ATGATTTTGCTTTTGTGGACATTTGCAATGCTCGGATATAATCCGGTACCTCAGGATACGCTTCTGCTGGAGGAGGTGGCTGTCTATGCCCCAGAATTAGACCGGTTTTCACAGGGTCAAAAAGTTCAGGCTTGGGATTCAGAGACGCTAAAAGAATTTCAGGGCAGGACTTTATCTGATCTTTTGCAGGAAAGGTCGCCCGTGTTTGTTCGTCAATATGGGGCAGGTATGATTGCCTCCCCATCATTTCGAGGCACTTCTGCTGGACATACCGCAGTTTTTTGGAATGGAATCCCCATCAATAGCCCTTCTCTGGGTCAAAGCGATCTCTCCATTGTTCCAATTGTGGCGATAGATAAAGCAAGCCTGCAATTTGGGAATGCCGGAGCCTTGTTTGGAAATGAAGCAATTGGAGGGAGTGTGCATTTGGGCTCAGCTTCCTCATTTTCAAAGGGTGTTCATTCCTCACTAAGCCAGCAATTTGGAAGTTTCGGGAAAGCAAATACCTACTTAAAAGGCTCTTTTTCCAACGAAAAACTAAGCCTTTCCACAAAGCTCTATCGTGAGTTTTCGAAGAATAATTTCACTTTCAAAGATCTGGGCCAAATCGGCACGCCAGAAAGAAAAGAAGATCATGCTCAAGTACAACAATGGGGCCTAGTTCAAGATCTAGCTTGGAACTTGAAAGGTAATCAGCAACTCAAGGCATCGGTATGGTTTAACCAAGCTGATAGAGAAATACAACCTGTGATGGGCTCTACCTCACATGACCAGCAAGAAGATCAAAGTTTAAAAGCAGTTCTTGATTATTCCATTTTTGGAAATGGTTCCGTATTACAGTTCAAGACTGGGATGGTGAAAGATGAATTGATTTTCAACGGAGGGCTAAGCAAAACGAGTCAGTATTTTCTAGGAGGTGATTGGGATAAAGCCTTTTCAGATAAATGGACTTTTAAGGGAGGTTTACGATATACCAGAGTGGTAGCTGAATTGAGTAGCTATGATAAGAAAGATGATAGGTTGGAAGGGTATTTATCTCTCAAATATCAAGCAAAGGAGAATCTTGCTTTTTCTACCAATTTCAGAGAGGTTATGTATCAAGGCGATTTGATGCCTTTGACACCTAGTATTGGTATGGATTGGGGATTTTGGGAACGAGGAGAGCATTCACTTTTACTAAAAACCTCGATTGGAAAAGGGTTTAAAATCCCAACTCTCAACGATCGATTTTGGGAGCCAGGAGGCAACCCTGAACTACTTCCAGAAGAAAGTTGGAGTGGTGAGTTAGGGATTGACTGGAAGGTGGAGGGTGATATTCAATGGCAAAACGGGCTTACCTATTATCGGATGAGTGTGGATAATTGGATCATCTGGCTACCGAAAGGGTCTGTATGGACTCCTGAAAATTTGAAACATGTGAGCAATCAGGGAGTGGAATATCAGGGGAGTATTTTAGGAAATATTAGTGACTGGAAATGGGGGCTGGATTGGTCTTACACTTTTAGCAGAGCTGTGACAACGGAAGGAATTAGTGAAAATGATCCTGCAATTGGAAAACAGCTGCCCTATACTCCCCAGCACCAGGCAAATGCCAAATTACGACTTGGCAAAGGGGGGATTTCAACCTATTTGAGTACTTATTATGTGGGGCAAAGGGCCATTACAGCAGATAATCCCAGGTTGATGGATCCCTATCAGCTTTTTGATTTAGGGATTTCTTTCCAAAACTTAAGGTGGGGAAAAGTGACCCTGCCTATCAGCATTCAAATCAATAATTTATTCAATACTGACTATCAGGTGCTCTACCTGCGGGCCATGCCCGGAAGATCTTTTCAATTTAATTTATCAATCAATTTATGA
- a CDS encoding iron ABC transporter permease, with translation MKNNKTTLFLVGGAILLIIAFLLNVSLGSVYISIPEIIQGIFTGEWAKTSHSQIILNYRLPKALVAILAGFGLSLSGLQMQTFFRNPLAGPFVLGISSGAGLGVAILMLAGTIFGFANSSDFNAWAIALAGTLGASLVLLAVIFVAWRIKDSMTLLIVGLMFGSGVSAIISVLSYYSNAESLKLFTVWSMGSLGGLGWSQVWVLCIIILLGIIPVIALVKSYNAMLLGESYAKSMGVNPTRVRWLMIISTGLLAGSITAFCGPVAFIGIAVPHLARMVWKTADHRILFPAAGIFGGILLLLCDSISQLPGSAQTLPINAVTSLIGAPIVISLVLKKNFSKEF, from the coding sequence ATGAAAAATAATAAGACCACATTATTTCTAGTTGGAGGAGCAATACTCCTAATAATAGCTTTCCTGCTCAATGTGAGTTTGGGTTCGGTATATATTTCCATTCCAGAAATTATTCAAGGGATTTTTACTGGAGAATGGGCAAAGACCTCTCACTCACAAATCATTTTGAATTATCGCTTACCAAAGGCCTTAGTGGCGATTTTAGCAGGATTTGGACTGAGTCTGAGTGGTCTTCAAATGCAAACTTTCTTCAGAAATCCACTTGCAGGACCATTTGTACTCGGAATTAGTTCGGGAGCAGGCCTTGGCGTCGCAATACTCATGTTGGCTGGTACAATATTCGGTTTTGCAAACAGCTCTGACTTCAATGCCTGGGCGATCGCTTTGGCAGGTACTTTGGGTGCAAGCCTTGTCTTACTTGCTGTTATTTTTGTAGCCTGGAGAATCAAAGACAGTATGACCTTACTCATAGTTGGGTTGATGTTTGGCTCTGGAGTATCTGCTATTATCTCAGTTCTTTCCTATTACTCAAATGCCGAATCCTTAAAGCTTTTTACTGTTTGGTCCATGGGAAGCCTAGGGGGCTTAGGTTGGTCTCAAGTCTGGGTTTTATGCATCATCATTTTACTGGGAATAATTCCAGTAATTGCCTTAGTCAAATCCTATAATGCCATGTTGCTAGGCGAGTCTTATGCCAAAAGCATGGGAGTAAACCCAACTCGCGTTCGCTGGTTAATGATTATTAGCACAGGGCTATTGGCAGGAAGTATCACTGCTTTTTGCGGACCTGTGGCGTTTATTGGGATTGCTGTTCCCCATCTAGCAAGAATGGTTTGGAAAACAGCTGATCACCGGATCTTATTTCCTGCTGCAGGAATATTTGGCGGGATTCTTTTACTTCTATGCGACTCCATCAGCCAGCTGCCGGGATCTGCTCAAACATTGCCAATTAACGCAGTTACATCACTGATTGGGGCTCCAATTGTGATTAGTTTAGTTTTAAAAAAGAACTTCAGCAAAGAGTTTTGA
- a CDS encoding ABC transporter substrate-binding protein, translated as MHKLLKPPFIFGLIFSILSCSQQHDKKEFTLEKIELKYAKGFQLFKGNGFWEIEVSQPWTGAEKSFRYLILEKGEEKPTGDFDAEIQLPVSKIVVTSTTHIPHLDMLNSSDKLIGFPDTDLISSKKTRALVDAGKVMDLGSGPSANPEMTIDTDAEWVMISTLGDDIRYLDLLKNAGVNPVINGEYVEQHPLGRAEWIKFTGVLLGNFEKASEIFEEVENDYFEAVNLTENIPDDKRPSVLSGVMYQDIWYAPGADSWGAKILQNAGGNYIFNDQKGSGSLQLNYEFVLDRAIDSEVWIGSSDFPSIKQMGEMEPRYIAFKAFKNGNIYSYTQKKGPTGGLEYFELGYMRPDLILKDLIKILHPDLIPGYELYFYQQLDEK; from the coding sequence ATGCATAAGCTTTTAAAACCCCCCTTTATTTTTGGTCTGATTTTCAGCATCTTATCATGCTCTCAGCAGCATGATAAAAAGGAGTTTACTTTAGAAAAAATTGAATTAAAGTATGCCAAAGGATTCCAACTTTTCAAAGGAAATGGCTTTTGGGAGATTGAAGTTTCTCAACCTTGGACGGGTGCCGAAAAATCTTTTCGGTATTTAATTTTAGAGAAAGGAGAAGAAAAACCAACAGGAGATTTTGACGCAGAAATACAGCTTCCTGTTTCTAAAATTGTTGTTACCTCCACCACCCATATTCCACATCTGGACATGCTAAATTCCTCCGATAAATTAATCGGATTTCCAGATACAGATTTAATATCTTCCAAAAAAACAAGGGCATTGGTAGACGCTGGAAAAGTGATGGATTTAGGCTCTGGTCCATCTGCCAATCCCGAAATGACCATAGATACCGATGCCGAATGGGTGATGATTTCAACCCTTGGGGATGATATTCGGTATTTGGATTTATTAAAAAATGCCGGAGTCAATCCTGTCATTAATGGTGAATATGTGGAACAGCATCCCTTGGGTAGAGCCGAATGGATAAAATTCACTGGTGTTCTTTTAGGAAATTTTGAGAAAGCAAGTGAGATTTTTGAAGAGGTAGAAAACGATTATTTCGAGGCAGTAAATCTCACGGAAAACATTCCAGATGACAAGCGTCCTTCCGTTTTAAGCGGAGTGATGTACCAAGACATCTGGTATGCTCCAGGAGCCGACAGTTGGGGTGCCAAAATCCTACAAAATGCTGGGGGAAATTATATTTTCAATGATCAAAAAGGCTCCGGAAGCCTACAGCTTAATTACGAATTTGTCTTAGACCGAGCAATAGACTCAGAGGTTTGGATTGGTTCCTCTGATTTTCCATCTATAAAACAGATGGGTGAGATGGAGCCCAGATATATAGCATTTAAAGCTTTCAAAAATGGAAATATTTATTCTTACACTCAGAAAAAAGGTCCGACTGGAGGACTGGAGTATTTTGAATTGGGATATATGAGACCAGATTTGATTCTAAAAGATTTGATCAAAATACTTCACCCAGACTTAATTCCAGGTTATGAGTTGTATTTTTATCAGCAATTGGATGAAAAATAA